The Antarcticibacterium flavum genome contains the following window.
TCCAATCCGTCATTTTGCAAAGAGAGAAAGGAAGCCCCGCCCCTGAGGGTAATGCACTCATTACATTATTCTCCCCGTCTTTCATGATTTGTATGGTAGACTGAGTGTAATATTTTGGGATTGTATACCTGTTATATAGATAAGCCAGCAGTCCTCCCACTAAGAAACCAAGCAGGATCCAATGCCAGTAAGCGAGGTACTTGAAGATCTCTGCCTTCAGGTCAAAATTTGATTCCTTCTCCTCATTAAAATCGTTTAATTCTTCCATCAGGCTTATCTGGTAAATAATATTATTAAACTTAATGCGGTAGTTGCAATAGATACCAATCCCTGCCAATTCGTAATCCAACCGGCAGATTTCACCTGTCTAAGGGTTGGTTCAACGTAAACAATATCGTTTTGTTTTAAATAATAATAAGGGTTATTAAAAACATCAGCACTTGTCATATCCACATATCCCACAGATCTAACTCCGTCGACTTCTCTTATAATCATGATCTTATCCCTTATTCCGTTATAAGTAATATCTCCTACAGATGCAATTAACTCCGGTATACTAATCCTTTCATTCTCTACAGGAACGACGGTAGTAGCCCCCGATTCCCCGAGTACTATTACTCTAAAATTTAATAACCTCACTGCTACTACGGCATCTGTTACATATCTCCTAATCTCTTTAGTTAGATATGCTTCCAGTTCGCTCCTGCTTTTTCCTGCAACTTCTATTTCTCCCAATACCGGGAATTGTATGTTTCCATTTACATCTACCATATATCCCATTAAAGAAGGATTACGTTGCATTCCACCGCCACCACCTCCCCCGGCCTGGCCGCCGGTTTGCATTTGGAACGGAGCTGCAACGACCTCATTCATAGATGTCACTCTTACATAAATAATATCATTTACTTCAAAGACAGGTTCAAATTCCATAAGATTTTGCGTGCCATCCAATTGCTCTGCACCCTGGAAGTACACAATTTCCTTCCTGGTAGAACAACTCGTTAGTAAAAATATGCTGAAAACTATAATGAAATATTTAAATGTCATTCGGTAGGGGGATTTGATTAAGGCTTTAAAAGAATCCTTTTTGGCTATTCCTGTAATTTCTAAGAAAGTGTTACTCTGCATTCTCACTTATTTTGTCCAGCTTTTCATAGGTCGAATTATTACTTATAAATTCAGGGATGAGATTTTTTAGTTCGGCCACTACTATGTCATTTTTCAATTTATTGGCCGATTTTATGATAGTGGTGATCTTTTGATTCACCTCCTCATAATCCCTCATCTTATCTACTCCAATCATAATTTTTTTATGATGGGTGGGTAGGGTTTTGCTTTCCTTGGTTAGCAGTTCTTCATATAATTTTTCACCGGGTCTTAAACCGGTGATCTTAATTTTAATGTGCTTGTTGGGAATATAACCTGCCAACTTGATCATCTTAATTGCAAGGTCCATGATCTTTACCGGCTCTCCCATATCAAAAACAAAAATCTCCCCTCCTTTTCCCATAGTACCTGCTTCCAGTACAAGCTGACAAGCCTCCGGGATGGTCATAAAATAACGAATAATATCTGGGTGGGTAATGGTAATAGGTCCACCCTTTTCAATCTGTTTTCTGAATAAGGGGACTACAGAGCCATTGGAACCTAAAACATTTCCAAAGCGGGTCGTTATGAATTTAGTAGGATTATCTTTGATCAAACTTTGCTGATGGAACAGGGACTGCACATAAAGCTCTGCAGCTCTTTTCGAGGCTCCCATTACATTACTTGGGTTCACAGCTTTATCTGTAGAAACCATAACGAAATGGCCCACATTGTATTTTACAGCAAGGTCTGCAAGATTCTTTGTACCATTTATATTTACAAATACCGCCTCGTGTGGATTTCCTTCCATTAAAGGAACATGCTTATATGCTGCTGCATGGTACACCACGTCCACATTCTGGTTCTGGAACATGAGTTCCAATCGTCGCTGGTTTCCCACATCACAAATAATAGCTTTATAATTCAACCCCGGAAATTTTGACTCCACCTCGAGTTGTAAATTGTGTAACGGGGTTTCTGCCTGGTCCAGGAGAAGTAATTTCTTGGGATTATAATAGGCAACCTGTCTCACGATCTCACTACCAATGGATCCGGCAGCCCCGGTTACTAAAATAGTTTTACCAGTTAATTGTGCCGCCTTATTCTCTTTGTCCAGCTTAATGGGTTCTCTTTCCAGAAGGTCTTCAATTTGAAGTGTCTTTACCTGCTGCGCAATAGGCTTTTCTTCATCCTCATAATAAGAAACTATGGGAGCGTTATACACCTTTATATCATTTTCCAGACAGTTTTCTACAATTGCAAATTTCTCTTCAGAAGTGAAATCATTTTCAGAAAGAATAATGGCTGAAGCATTAAGTGCCTTTACCTGCTTATGCAGGGTATCCTTATAATTGATCACAGGTTTATCAAGGATCCTAATGCTTTTATGGTGCTTTTTCTTGGTTAGAAATCCTACTATTTTAAAACGCTTTGGATGCTCAATGTCCAAAGCTCCGGCAATGGAGATCGCGTTGGCATCTGCCCCCAGAATTACAGCCCGTACCAATACCTCATTCTTATGGGCTAGCTTGAAGAATTCATATACCTGCTTTACACCCAGCCTGAACATGAATAACAAAGAAAATGCGATCCACAGATTAATTAATAATCCCCCAATAAGGTAAATCTTTTCTCCAATGATGAAGAAGGTGACATAATTAATAAGAATAAGAGTAAGAAAAGCACAGGTGGTGGCCAATAGAAGTTTTAAAGCATCTATATTGGAGGAATACCTAATGATTCCAGCATATGTTTTAAAGATAAAAAAGTAAAAAACGTGTACCAATACCCCTATAAGGATCTTGGCGGGAAAATCCAGTATTGTGTAATAATTTGGGGTAAGATCTACGATAATCAAAACAGTGAGAATAGAAGAAATGAGCACCAGGGAAATATCAATAAGAAGTACCGCCCATCGTGGGAGGTATTTGATATTCCTGAGGTCCAAAGAACTATCTTCCCTGTTTAAACTGAATTTTAAGGCATTCTTAAATCTGTTCGCCATAAAAATTTTATTACGTCAGCTGCTTTTTAAAACATTTATTAATAACTGCGGCTATTCTTTCCCTGTCCTCATCGGTCAAATTGGATCCGGAGGGGAGACAAAGTCCTTCAGCAAATGCTTTTTCACAAACACCATTCCCGAAATACGGAGCATTGGCAAAAACCGGCTGCATATGCATAGGTTTCCAAAGCGGCCTGCTCTCAATATTTTCTTCTTCAAAAGCAAGTCTCAAATCCTCCCGCCTTATCCCGCCAGTCTTCTCCTTATCAATAAGCAGCACACTTAACCAGTGATTGCTAAAATAATCATTATTAGGTTCCTGCATTACTTTTACACCGGGAACATCAGCAAATAGGTCCCTGTAAAACGCATTCATATCCCTGCGGAAAGATACGTGTTTATCCAGAACTTCCATTTGCCCCCGGCCAATACCTGCGGAAATATTACTCAACCTGTAGTTGTAACCAATCTCGCTGTGCTGATAATGCGGGGCTTCATCCCTTGCCTGAGTAGCAAGAAAAATTGCCTTCTGTTTCTTTTCTTCATTCCTTGTGACAAGCGCACCTCCGCCAGAAGTGGTAATGATCTTATTCCCATTAAAGGACAGGATCCCGTATTCTCCAAAAGTTCCACATTTCCGGCCCTTGTAGGAACTTCCCAAAGCTTCGGCACTATCCTCTATTACCGGGATGTTATATTTGGCTGCCACCCTGTGTATCTCCTCCACCTTATATGGCATTCCGTATAAATGTACAGCAATGATGGCTTTCACATTTTTTCCTTTTGCCTGTCTTTCCTTAATTGCCTTTTCAAGTTGGAGCGGACATAGATTCAGGGTTTCTTCCTCGCTGTCTATAAATACAGGAGTAGCCCCTAAATACACAATAGGATTTGCAGATGCTGCAAAGGTCATGCTCTGGCATATCACCTCATCACCGGCTTTTACACCCGCCAGTATTAGAGCAAGGTGAAGCGCGGCAGTCCCTGAACTTAGTGCGGCAACCCCCTCCCGGCCTCCTCCTTCAGGGGAGGAGCTTGGAAAAAGGTAATTTTTTATATCCTCTTCAAATCCGGCCACATTTGGTCCCAGGGGGGCGATCCAGTTTTTGTCAAAAGCATCCTGGATATATTTCATTTCAGTCCCTCCCATATGTGGAGATGAGAGCCAAATCTTGCTCTTTTGCATATCTATTTAGTTTTTTCTTTAATAACCTGAGCAGGGTTTCCTACTGCCACAACCCCATCGGGGATATCATTTATCACTACTGCTCCTGCCCCCACTGTCACCCATTTTCCAATTTTTATCCCCTGGATCACCACTGCTCCAATTCCTATATGAGACCCCTCTCCCACTTCTACGTCCCCTGCAAGGGCAGCGTTGGGAGAGATATGTACAAAATTACCCAATTTACAATCGTGTTCCACCGTGGCACCCGTATTAATAATACAATGCTCTCCAATCACAGCCGCTGCATTGACCGCGGCATTTGCCATCACCACAGTGCCCTGCATTAGTTTTGCTGAAGGTGATATTACGGCAGATGGATGGGCGATGGCGGGATGAATGGCTCCGGCAAATTTCTCTGATATTTTTTTCCTTATTTCATTATTCCCAATAGAAATTATTGTTTCTCCATTGGAAATATTTTCAGTAAGCTTATGGGTTACCTCCAGGTTATTAAAATTTTTCACCTGTGGATCATCATCAATTATATGATCTACCTCCAGGGAAAGCGACCTTATTATATCGATGATCACTTTCGCGTGACCACTGGCTCCATATAGATTCATAATCTTTAGTTATTGCCGTTAAAAGGTTCTGTGGTTGCCATATTTGCTGTATTGATATCCTCAGATAAAATTACCTTTTTTATTGTTTTGATGAGGATTTTTAAATCCAATCCTGCTGAAACATTCTCTACATACCAGGCATCATATTCAAGTTTTTGTTTCCAGCTTATGGCATTACGACCATTCACCTGCGCCCATCCTGTGATGCCGGGCCTCACATCGTGCCTTTTCTTCTGCCTTTCGTTATAAAGATGTAGGTATTGAGGTAATAAAGGCCTGGGTCCTATCAGGCTCATATCCCCCTTTAACACATTGATCAACTGTGGGATCTCATCAATAGAAGTTTTTCTCACCATTTTCCCTATGCCTGTGAGACGGTCCTCATCCGGCAATAAATTTCCGTTTTTATCCTTCTCGTTGGTCATGGTGCGGAATTTCACTATCTGGAATATTCTTTCATCCTTCCCGGGCCGTTTCTGAAAAAAGAAAGGATTTCCTTTATTTGCCAGGGACAGTAACAGGCTAACAAGTATTAATAAGGGGCTTAGAATTACTAAACCTAGTAAGGCAATTAAAAAATCAATTAAAGGTTTAAAAAACTTTCTATACATCCATCTTTGCTTTTGGAAGCGATAATTCCCCTGCATTCAAACAAGCCGCGAAATTACAAAACTCTGTCTTAAGTTTTCTTAATCTTCTATGTCTTTTTCACGCTCACTTCCAGTAATTCGTATTCCTCTTTCAATATTTTCCAGAACTCCTTTCGATCATATTTTGAACAGATCTCATCCCTTGCCCCTGCAGAGAGGCTTTTACGCCGAATTTCATCATTTATCAGGGATTTCATCGCGTAATAAAGTGCTTCCTGATCTTTAACAGGTATGATGATCCCATTTTTGTCCTGTTTAATAATTTCATTACAACCATTAATGTCACTCACTATTGCGGGTAACCCCATCGCCCCTGCCTGCATGACCACATTTGGAAAACCTTCCCGGTAACTTGGAAAAGCAAGCACATTTGAAATTGCAAGATAAGGACGAACATCCTGTTGATAGCCTGTGGTAAATATCTTTGGATTTTTCTCGATCTCCTCCAGGGTTGCCGGTTTCAGGGGATCCAGGTCCTCTTCCAGGGGGCCAACCAGTAACAGACTAATATTGGAATGTGCCAATTGCAGTTTTTTAAAAGCTGCCACCAGCTCATTTATTCCTTTTTCTGAAACGAGTCTCCCTATAAATATAAAAACAAGATCCTCCTGAGGTATACCTGTTTTAGTTTTGAAAT
Protein-coding sequences here:
- a CDS encoding DegT/DnrJ/EryC1/StrS family aminotransferase, whose product is MQKSKIWLSSPHMGGTEMKYIQDAFDKNWIAPLGPNVAGFEEDIKNYLFPSSSPEGGGREGVAALSSGTAALHLALILAGVKAGDEVICQSMTFAASANPIVYLGATPVFIDSEEETLNLCPLQLEKAIKERQAKGKNVKAIIAVHLYGMPYKVEEIHRVAAKYNIPVIEDSAEALGSSYKGRKCGTFGEYGILSFNGNKIITTSGGGALVTRNEEKKQKAIFLATQARDEAPHYQHSEIGYNYRLSNISAGIGRGQMEVLDKHVSFRRDMNAFYRDLFADVPGVKVMQEPNNDYFSNHWLSVLLIDKEKTGGIRREDLRLAFEEENIESRPLWKPMHMQPVFANAPYFGNGVCEKAFAEGLCLPSGSNLTDEDRERIAAVINKCFKKQLT
- a CDS encoding acetyltransferase, whose protein sequence is MNLYGASGHAKVIIDIIRSLSLEVDHIIDDDPQVKNFNNLEVTHKLTENISNGETIISIGNNEIRKKISEKFAGAIHPAIAHPSAVISPSAKLMQGTVVMANAAVNAAAVIGEHCIINTGATVEHDCKLGNFVHISPNAALAGDVEVGEGSHIGIGAVVIQGIKIGKWVTVGAGAVVINDIPDGVVAVGNPAQVIKEKTK
- a CDS encoding sugar transferase, which encodes MYRKFFKPLIDFLIALLGLVILSPLLILVSLLLSLANKGNPFFFQKRPGKDERIFQIVKFRTMTNEKDKNGNLLPDEDRLTGIGKMVRKTSIDEIPQLINVLKGDMSLIGPRPLLPQYLHLYNERQKKRHDVRPGITGWAQVNGRNAISWKQKLEYDAWYVENVSAGLDLKILIKTIKKVILSEDINTANMATTEPFNGNN
- a CDS encoding polysaccharide biosynthesis/export family protein, encoding MTFKYFIIVFSIFLLTSCSTRKEIVYFQGAEQLDGTQNLMEFEPVFEVNDIIYVRVTSMNEVVAAPFQMQTGGQAGGGGGGGMQRNPSLMGYMVDVNGNIQFPVLGEIEVAGKSRSELEAYLTKEIRRYVTDAVVAVRLLNFRVIVLGESGATTVVPVENERISIPELIASVGDITYNGIRDKIMIIREVDGVRSVGYVDMTSADVFNNPYYYLKQNDIVYVEPTLRQVKSAGWITNWQGLVSIATTALSLIILFTR
- a CDS encoding glycosyltransferase family 4 protein, with translation MQKLIRITTIPLSLEKLLEGQLTYMSEFYEVTAVAAEKERLEKYGRENGVKTFWVEMTRAITPAKDMKAVWKLYKFFKKEKPLIVHTHTPKAGITGMLAAKMAGVPIRLHTVAGLPLLETTGTKRKILDAVEKLTYKLATRIYPNSAGLKEIILAEGYTREEKLKILGRGSSNGIDTAYFNPESYPSGQNVDFKTKTGIPQEDLVFIFIGRLVSEKGINELVAAFKKLQLAHSNISLLLVGPLEEDLDPLKPATLEEIEKNPKIFTTGYQQDVRPYLAISNVLAFPSYREGFPNVVMQAGAMGLPAIVSDINGCNEIIKQDKNGIIIPVKDQEALYYAMKSLINDEIRRKSLSAGARDEICSKYDRKEFWKILKEEYELLEVSVKKT
- a CDS encoding polysaccharide biosynthesis protein, which encodes MANRFKNALKFSLNREDSSLDLRNIKYLPRWAVLLIDISLVLISSILTVLIIVDLTPNYYTILDFPAKILIGVLVHVFYFFIFKTYAGIIRYSSNIDALKLLLATTCAFLTLILINYVTFFIIGEKIYLIGGLLINLWIAFSLLFMFRLGVKQVYEFFKLAHKNEVLVRAVILGADANAISIAGALDIEHPKRFKIVGFLTKKKHHKSIRILDKPVINYKDTLHKQVKALNASAIILSENDFTSEEKFAIVENCLENDIKVYNAPIVSYYEDEEKPIAQQVKTLQIEDLLEREPIKLDKENKAAQLTGKTILVTGAAGSIGSEIVRQVAYYNPKKLLLLDQAETPLHNLQLEVESKFPGLNYKAIICDVGNQRRLELMFQNQNVDVVYHAAAYKHVPLMEGNPHEAVFVNINGTKNLADLAVKYNVGHFVMVSTDKAVNPSNVMGASKRAAELYVQSLFHQQSLIKDNPTKFITTRFGNVLGSNGSVVPLFRKQIEKGGPITITHPDIIRYFMTIPEACQLVLEAGTMGKGGEIFVFDMGEPVKIMDLAIKMIKLAGYIPNKHIKIKITGLRPGEKLYEELLTKESKTLPTHHKKIMIGVDKMRDYEEVNQKITTIIKSANKLKNDIVVAELKNLIPEFISNNSTYEKLDKISENAE